A DNA window from Mya arenaria isolate MELC-2E11 chromosome 17, ASM2691426v1 contains the following coding sequences:
- the LOC128223955 gene encoding centrosome-associated protein 350-like isoform X3 produces MNYKCKSFRRNSNIRKDNSNKKMSVSFSEDGLAKIKETIRKQQSKSSAKDHNNEDIDDSPGSLGANPRPLHDPCEPIMPRSQELIEGAEKTAKVRKVAAGPAAPSYKGFSETEVKYRIVESKPGRGPDSGKKDKKRQVSLKVQDKRIDPIGTWLTVEEGEGKSKKVTRVIAPSRKPQKQHQQQQQQQQPKNKEIITTSSWRAGQELVLRELGPAKKSSSGKSKHRDTEDIHSDDDVPFERPETQGGDDFMTGATATELQQHRVLSEEAKRVYSDLQMEDDHPQSYGGGSLGVTSMGEREKRWKAPVKRKAPKTTETEKQQQSSAKQRHYDAEQIRKYMQRQKADRVRQQKEEEHRRKEEEEARRKHLEELYNKQKHASSHSAAQGKKERARQKQVLEAMHAAGLVGEVPRNKLSEHARALLSVENHLDNDEMDISDSSSTLTGDGSDNDTPNATPRRSKMDIDGSGNTRSAANNRDILKPTRQKNVEKPNQMNVRTIGDFSFDVGNVTSKFTQALQEKLNQEPNSLASGYNGVNGDNYLSDANRLNDGLPRSRADRIQAIKDTAATLQNRLKEEARKIQAQTNSNTETGATSKPSVRWNDSEPSNKPAPREQEFMSRYEQLTGANGNYSVFNSNLPGNQVPLHTAEPTVPVVAPRQTKTGSNMNTDFEDTTITETSTFSEITLTDESDNEDLMGGKIGTGLRKTDYHSSSRPDPSSSQPPSIPRPSQHPAPRVANSWDETTPDDYNVFSIYSRRHQERMVRPGREPMSTTRRKSPIPNSEPETKPATQAPTSSKPIPSVRASRGPAIRSRSPADGMGQTVSESLRSQSPGLKSKSRGTARYEDRSEDDEDTLGEESYTQTFESEDIAASRARSVETSAPVASQKSAVTSQRSAPQKSSMSRKPDRMSPEMDSSMGEDISQEEVTPRAERPNPLDSEPAQAPRLSPNSLEQKFYNALNDLESMEMSIKQLSSVDRTRAVAMAQQETVSLAQMLKAKQQAHDQQMKEIQLKAKAEANESTKQLEDYRKRASETVFKTADEIAKVREEGATSIPEVTRKLIESQTAAVKALTKAVKAVPGVGEGARPKTSAKRRSDEGNENDDTESLDDYSIDETMTEDEREEKSFSIILPSKSHRNRVKTHHQHSDNESVTSEASSTHLKDLHSLFAGEEGFDKFTEEMVKQFMKEEEVRAQHQASLLKLRESALVEKTKAELQWLEQQKQQRRNKGADDSFPQIKKRQRGLKLKLQEQQEEIKRLREESKAAAKERQRKLYEEISKRQASRNARGPLIGKGRLGRPSEVHTEAEVSSLDGGSDVEKKKDYKSDSEIYTDPKSSARKNKHEIKDMKKYQLDEKNLTARQQRLMERRKNAEDLLKWKKMLDNEENRVFKLEKRALKVWDSKEKKYVSKKETSQSVAAVSRDDTEKPSTKRDNGTTKDSTIKTASVSHTVDRDSTVVSENITTARDESLYTTIKEDLPSASMEDKHSRMMNDASNLKQHNRSGSESSDIHSVSSDYKRTNESSDDTMTNSYGNETFEDTVTTTHTKTTSRNNNKKGNRSPLDSLKKMSLSSPRSPRTKLRTHASRNSESESEDSFSDTKSTSELSDFEGRIRALNEELKKRKSEAERLKIERKKRKKEDLKTKEETLKKQLESYDKQIKSLKVELKREIAQDQPSPTAVRPQIKKPQVSPKTTPRKQRPDLDSSGPDSTHVSPASVDESKQTPPKASPTLQTTPVKSQKSLDRISEGSESITTRSEQSESSYKEKVQSIKDLVSDIDKTEDIEEEVDEELISAASEASEDKSEIMIDLKSAVKEDIYDVSEKHEREPTVDDSVGYDYTEDFTATDHLNTATKEDKLKLSFNKSELSEIADDIESKPLTGRSGTEISEAITEHLPSMSASEPFVKQLDLKIGGKEKLDSESKHDLYSEQFEIESDGDMEKSSIVGSSRPSSGRSERSSTYTEHETSESDKSPSVIADQPGFVEAEDVSEPKVTTKPAKVFTDKNILDIDDLLGTPEELTPIPSPREDTPGGQSESSRLSNFFDPLGDFEIGDRVSVTAPTGERSFGTLLFKGNVQFAPGIWAGVELEEPVGRHDGIEDGVRYFNCKKKHGLIVPGHDIQHFIDDEIVEDDNINVRASIESTSSVNTEDGELLKAMNEAASNVELFEESPQPSPRPAKVQVDKETAKADKEKLADKITDQLMDKLLRNEMQTLGNRNTKRGPPVAPKPKSKTPPTSMAEEHPETNGDIDGLEDFLRLETSDQLPDADVRPTSQQVNDNTVDHSTDNTLNYMVNEAFDKMLDIRNNKKRGQVQELTKEEENEFDKDILDLIGEEPLDHDSRARDQDQEDARESGIFEDEMGPGELERVLNEPDRSDQHEGPPRPGSPVPGLHSPKDSLKPLEESGTFEDDDFWPERKDPPPYPGQDAGLPREYKKLAEEVFYAVPHEEKEVAGIVGDAVDEFWQQRRYGESLTDLQPSQGFYTQEETGSDLISNSRRVFKKLLFDLTGEVMRNIYREEEYDSPVAWHKPKRKANKFYRGLTPPSTVEILKPVVQKAVVDILGLNGAKKGMEKNKWGIRKKKDLVDSILVQELREEEPEWINYDEDELAVKMQLTETLFDSLLNDTVQTMNKIFRKKQILQEQRKSEV; encoded by the exons ATGAACTATAAATGTAAGAGTTTTCGGAGAAATTCAAACATCAGAAAGGATAATTCAAACAAGAAAATGTCTGTTTCGTTTTCTGaag ATGGTCTTGCTAAAATCAAGGAAACCATTCGCAAGCAGCAAAGCAAGTCTTCAGCTAAAG ACCACAACAATGAAGACATAGATGATTCCCCTGGGTCATTGGGCGCCAACCCAAGGCCCCTGCACGACCCCTGCGAACCCATTATGCCTCGTTCACAGGAATTAATCGAAGGAGCTGAGAAAACTGCCAAGGTGCGGAAAGTCGCAGCAGGTCCAGCTGCTCCCTCGTATAAAG GCTTCAGTGAAACAGAGGTCAAATACCGTATTGTGGAGTCGAAGCCAGGCCGGGGTCCGGATAGTGGGAAGAAGGATAAGAAACGACAAGTCAGCCTCAAAGTCCAGGATAAACGCATAGACCCTATCGGCA CTTGGTTAACAGTTGAGGAAGGGGAAGGAAAAAGTAAGAAGGTGACGAGAGTTATTGCCCCTTCACGTAAGCCACAAAAacagcaccagcagcagcagcaacaacagcagccaAAGAACAAAG AAATCATCACAACGTCTTCATGGCGAGCAGGTCAGGAACTCGTGTTGCGGGAGCTCGGCCCGGCAAAGAAATCTTCCAGCGGGAAATCAAAACATAGGGACACAG AAGACATCCACTCTGACGATGATGTTCCATTTGAACGCCCTGAGACGCAGGGTGGTGATGATTTCATGACTGGAGCGACAGCAACAGAACTTCAGCAGCATCGAGTGCTCTCCGAGGAGGCAAAACGTGTCTACAGCGATCTACAGATGGAAGATGATCATCCACAGAGTTATGGGGGTGGGTCGTTGGGCGTGACGTCGATGGGCGAGAGAGAAAAGCGCTGGAAAGCTCCAGTGAAAAGAAAGGCCCCAAAGACTACAG aaacagaaaaacaacaacagtctAGTGCAAAGCAGCGACACTATGACGCCGAACAGATACGAAAATACATGCAGCGTCAAAAAGCGGATCGGGTTCGCCAGCAGAAAGAGGAAGAACATCGCAGGAAGGAAGAGGAAGAAGCGAGGAGAAAACACCTTGAGGAGCTGTATAACAAGCAGAAACACGCGTCCTCACACTCTGCAGCGCAGGGAAAGAAGGAAAGAGCTCGGCAGAAACAg GTACTGGAAGCCATGCATGCTGCTGGACTAGTTGGAGAGGTACCCAGGAACAAGCTGTCTGAACATGCCCGTGCTCTG TTGAGTGTGGAAAACCACCTGGACAATGATGAAATGGACATCAGTGATAGCAGCTCCACATTGACCGGAGATGGGTCGGACAATGACACACCCAACGCCACCCCCAGGAG ATCGAAGATGGATATTGACGGGTCAGGAAATACAAGATCTGCAGCGAATAACAGAGACATTTTAAAGCCGACTCGGCAAAAAAATGTGGAAAAACCCAACCAAATGAATGTTCGGACTATCGGTGATTTTTCGTTCGATGTTGGAAATGTGACTTCGAAATTTACTCAGGCTCTTCAGGAAAAGTTAAACCAAGAACCGAATTCCTTGGCTAGTGGATATAACGGTGTGAATGGTGATAATTATTTAAGTGATGCTAATCGATTAAACGATGGATTACCTCGGAGTCGGGCGGATCGAATTCAAGCAATAAAGGATACGGCAGCTACGCTTCAGAATCGGTTAAAGGAAGAGGCGAGAAAAATACAGGCTCAAACTAACAGTAATACTGAAA cTGGTGCTACTTCAAAACCCTCAGTACGATGGAACGATTCGGAACCATCGAACAAACCAGCCCCCCGGGAACAGGAGTTTATGTCTCGATATGAGCAACTAACCGGGGCAAACGGCAACTACTCCGTGTTTAATTCAAATCTTCCAG gAAATCAGGTACCACTTCACACAGCTGAACCCACGGTTCCAGTTGTGGCCCCTCGACAAACGAAAACAGGATCTAATATGAACACCGATTTTGAAGATACAACAATCACGGAAACTTCCACATTCAGTGAGATTACTCTCACTGATGAGTCTGATAATGAGGATTTAATGGGAGGGAAG attGGTACAGGGCTACGTAAGACGGACTACCACTCCTCATCCCGGCCTGACCCCTCAAGCAGCCAGCCCCCCTCCATCCCCCGCCCCTCCCAGCACCCAGCTCCCAGGGTAGCTAACTCCTGGGATGAAACCACACCCGACGACTACAATGTGTTCAGTATATATTCTCGCCGACATCAGGAAAGAA TGGTGAGGCCAGGGAGAGAGCCCATGTCAACTACAAGACGGAAATCCCCCATCCCCAACTCAGAGCCTGAAACCAAGCCCGCAACCCAAGCCCCGACCAGTAGCAAGCCTATACCATCAGTCCGGGCTTCCAGGGGTCCTGCGATCAGAAGTAGGTCGCCTGCTGATGGAATGGGGCAAACAGTGTCAGAGTCCCTACGCAGTCAAAGTCCTGGGCTGAAATCAAA GTCCCGAGGTACAGCGAGGTATGAGGACAGGTCAGAGGACGATGAAGACACCCTTGGGGAGGAGTCATATACACAAACTTTCGAAAG TGAAGACATAGCAGCATCCAGAGCCAGAAGTGTGGAAACATCGGCCCCCGTTGCAAGTCAGAAAAGTGCGGTCACCAGTCAGAGATCCGCACCACAGAAATCTTCCATGTCTCGTAAACCAGACAGAATGTCACCGGAAATGGATTCTAGCATGGGGGAAGATATTTCTCAG GAGGAAGTCACACCCCGTGCAGAGCGCCCCAACCCCTTGGACTCTGAACCTGCCCAAGCACCCCGCCTCTCACCAAACTCCCTAGAGCAGAAGTTCTACAATGCCCTTAATGACCTTGAGAGCATGGAGATGTCGATAAAACAGCTATCGTCGGTGGATCGGACAAGGGCAGTGGCAATGGCCCAGCAGGAGACTGTTTCACTAGCTCAAATGCTCAAG GCGAAGCAGCAAGCTCatgatcaacagatgaaagaaATCCAGCTAAAAGCCAAGGCAGAGGCCAATGAATCCACAAAACAGCTGGAGGACTATCGCAAAAGAGCATCTGAAACAGTGTTTAAGACAGCTGATGAAATTGCCAAG GTCCGTGAGGAAGGTGCTACATCCATTCCTGAGGTGACAAGAAAACTGATTGAGAGTCAGACAGCCGCTGTGAAAGCCCTCACAAAGGCTGTGAAAGCTGTCCCTGGGGTGGGAGAGGGGGCCCGGCCCAAAACCTCTGCCAAACGGCGCTCAGATGAAGGGAATGAGAATGATGATACAGAGAGTCTAG ATGACTACAGTATAGATGAGACTATGACGGAGGATGAGAGAGAGGAGAAGTCCTTCAGCATCATACTGCCTTCCAAGTCGCACAGAAACAGGGTGAAAACACACCATCAACATTCAGATAACGAGTCCGTTACTTCGGAAG CCTCTTCGACACATCTGAAGGACCTACATTCGCTGTTTGCTGGGGAGGAGGGTTTCGACAAGTTCACAGAGGAGATGGTTAAACAGTTTATGAAAGAGGAGGAGGTCCGAGCTCAACACCAG GCTTCTCTTCTTAAACTGCGAGAGAGTGCCCTGGTAGAAAAAACGAAGGCAGAGTTACAGTGGCTAGAGCAGCAGAAGCAACAAAGACGAAACAAAGGGGCGGACGACTCTTTCCCTCAGATTAAGAAAAGACAACGGGGACTTAAGTTGAAGCTTCAG GAACAACAAGAAGAAATCAAGCGACTAAGAGAAGAAAGCAAGGCAGCAGCTAAGGAGAGACAGCGTAAACTCTACGAGGAGATTAGCAAACGTCAGGCATCACGTAATGCCCGGGGACCCCTTATCGGCAAAGGGCGACTGGGGCGGCCTAGCGAGGTGCACACCGAGGCTGAAGTAAGCTCT ctGGACGGGGGTTCTGATGTTGAGAAGAAGAAGGACTACAAGTCGGACTCGGAGATTTACACGGATCCAAAGTCTTCGGCCCGTAAAAACAAGCACGAgataaaagatatgaaaaaatacCAGCTTGATGAGAA GAACCTTACCGCCAGACAACAGAGACTTATGGAGCGGAGGAAGAATGCGGAGGACCTGTTGAAATGGAAGAAGATGCTGGACAACGAGGAGAACAGGGTGTTCAAGCTCGAGAAAAGGGCTCTAAAAG TCTGGGATAGCAAAGAGAAGAAATATGTGAGCAAGAAAGAGACTTCCCAAAGTGTGGCTGCAGTCTCGAGAGATGATACAGAAAAACCTTCCACCAAGCGGGACAATGGCACAACAAAAG ATTCCACCATAAAGACTGCTTCTGTCTCCCACACTGTTGATCGGGACAGCACCGTGGTCTCAGAAAACATCACAACGGCACGTGATGAATCCCTCTACACGACCATTAAGGAAGACCTTCCGTCCGCTAGCATGGAGGATAAACACTCGCGTATGATGAACGATGCTTCAAACCTGAAACAGCATAACAGGAGTGGAAGTGAAAGTTCCGATATTCATTCTGTCAGCAGTGATTATAAAAG GACAAATGAGTCCAGTGATGACACGATGACCAACAGCTACGGTAACGAGACTTTCGAGGACACCGTCACAACCACCCACACCAAGACAACGAGCAGGAACAATAACAAGAAAG GAAATCGTTCCCCGCTAGACAGTCTGAAGAAGATGAGTCTGTCCTCTCCCCGGTCTCCAAGAACTAAACTACGAACACATGCCAGCAGAAATTCTGAAAGCGAATCTGAGGACTCTTTCTCTGACACAA AGTCCACATCAGAGTTGAGTGATTTCGAGGGGCGTATCCGAGCATTAAATGAGGAGCTAAAGAAGCGTAAATCGGAGGCAGAGAGGCTGAAAATAGAGAGAAAGAAACGCAAGAAGGAGGACCTGAAAACAAAGGAGGAAACATTGAAGAAACAGCTGGAG TCGTATGACAAGCAGATAAAATCCCTTAAAGTTGAACTGAAGCGAGAGATTGCCCAAGACCAGCCATCGCCCACCGCCGTACGCCCACAGATCAAGAAGCCCCAAGTGAGCCCGAAAACCACACCCAGAAAACAGCGACCTGACCTGGATAGCAGTGGGCCAGATTCCACACATGTGTCGCCCGCTAGTGTTGATG AGTCCAAGCAGACCCCGCCTAAAGCTTCTCCCACTTTGCAAACTACCCCAGTCAAGTCTCAAAAATCCTTGGATCGAATTTCCGAGGGCAGTGAATCAATAACCACCAGGTCGGAACAATCTGAATCAAGCTATAAGGAGAAAGTCCAGAGCATTAAAGATTTGGTCAGTGATATCGATAAAACTGAAGACATTGAAGAAGAAGTAGATGAAGAACTAATATCTGCTGCTTCTGAGGCTTCTGAAGATAAGTCTGAAATTATGATTGATCTTAAGTCTGCTGTTAAAGAGGACATCTATGATGTGTCTGAGAAACATGAAAGGGAACCAACTGTTGATGACTCTGTGGGTTATGATTACACTGAAGACTTTACTGCAACAGATCATTTGAATACGGCAACAAAAGAGGATAAATTGAAGCTGAGTTTTAATAAGAGTGAGCTTAGTGaaattgctgatgatattgaATCGAAGCCATTGACTGGAAGATCAGGTACTGAAATTTCAGAGGCGATCACTGAACACTTGCCATCCATGTCTGCATCAGAACCATTTGTGAAACAACTAGATCTGAAGATTGGAGGTAAAGAAAAGCTGGACTCAGAAAGCAAGCATGATTTGTACAGCGAACAGTTTGAAATTGAGAGCGATGGAGATATGGAGAAATCTTCCATTGTAGGGTCATCAAGACCATCAAGTGGTAGAAGCGAAAGGTCTTctacatacactgaacatgaAACATCTGAATCTGATAAATCTCCATCAGTTATCGCTGACCAACCTGGCTTTGTAGAAGCTGAAGATGTTAGTGAACCTAAGGTCACCACGAAACCGGCTAAGGTGTTTACTGATAAGAATATTTTAGACATTGATGATTTGCTTGGAACTCCTGAAGAATTGACTCCAATTCCTTCACCACGGGAAGACACCCCTGGAGGTCAAAGTGAGAGCTCTAGATTGAGTAATTTCTTCGATCCGCTTGGAGACTTTGAGATTGGAGATAGGGTTTCAGTAACTGCACCAACTGGGGAAAGATCATTTGGTACTTTATTGTTTAAAGGAAATGTTCAATTTGCTCCCGGAATATGGGCGGGCGTGGAATTAGAGGAACCAGTAGGACGGCATGATGGAATTGAAGATGGAGTGCGATATTTTAATTGTAAGAAGAAACATGGTTTGATAGTTCCTGGGCATGATATTCAGCACTTTATTGATGATGAGATTGTGGAAGATGATAATATTAATGTCAGGGCCAGTATTGAAAGTACCTCTAGTGTGAATACAGAAGATGGTGAACTCCTTAAAGCTATGAATGAGGCTGCCAGTAATGTTGAACTGTTTGAGGAATCTCCCCAACCATCACCTAGACCAGCTAAAGTCCAAGTGGATAAAGAAACTGCTAAAGCTGATAAAGAAAAACTGGCCGATAAAATTACTGATCAGTTGATGGATAAATTGTTGAgaaatgaaatgcagacattagGAAATAGGAATACAAAAAGGGGTCCCCCAGTTGCACCAAAACCAAAGTCAAAAACGCCACCAACTTCAATGGCTGAAGAACATCCTGAAACTAATGGTGATATTGATGGCTTAGAAGACTTCCTCCGTTTAGAAACATCTGATCAGCTCCCAGATGCTGATGTAAGACCTACATCACAACAAGTGAATGATAACACTGTAGATCACAGTACAGACAATACACTTAATTACATGGTCAATGAGGCTTTTGATAAAATGCTAGACAttcgaaataacaaaaaaagagGTCAAGTCCAAGAATtaacaaaagaagaagaaaatgaatttgataaagATATCCTAGACCTTATTGGTGAAGAGCCGTTAGATCACGACAGTAGAGCAAGAGACCAGGACCAGGAAGATGCAAGAGAGAGTGGAATATTTGAAGATGAAATGGGACCAGGTGAATTGGAAAGAGTCCTTAATGAGCCAGATAGGTCAGACCAGCATGAGGGACCACCCAGACCTGGGTCACCAGTACCGGGGCTGCATTCTCCTAAG GATAGCCTTAAGCCCCTCGAAGAGAGTGGAACATTTGAGGATGACGACTTCTGGCCTGAGAGAAAGGACCCCCCACCCTACCCTGGACAGGATGCAG GTCTTCCAAGGGAGTACAAGAAGTTAGCTGAGGAGGTATTTTACGCCGTTCCACACGAGGAAAAGGAAGTGGCAGGAATCGTTGGTGACGCAGTTGATGAGTTTTGGCAACAACGAAGATACGGAGAATCGCTCACCGATCTTCAACCTTCGCAGGGATTTTACACGCAGGAAGAAACAGGAAGTGACTTGATCAGTAACAGTCGTCGTGTGTTCAAAAAACTTTTGTTTGACTTAACGGGAGAAGTGATGCGAAATATTTACCGGGAAGAGGAGTATGATTCCCCTGTAGCCTGGCATAAACCAAAACGGAAAGCGAACAAGTTTTATCGAGGATTAACTCCACCAAGTACGGTTGAAATTCTGAAACCTGTGGTGCAAAAAGCGGTTGTAGACATTCTTGGTCTTAATGGGGCTAAAAAGGGGATGGAGAAGAACAAATGGGGAATAAGGAAGAAAAAGGATTTAGTTGACTCGATTCTGGTTCAGGAATTACGGGAGGAGGAGCCAGAATGGATTAATTATGATGAAGATGAGCTCGCAGTGAAAATGCAGCTCACGGAAACATTGTTTGATAGTCTTCTGAATGATACGGTACAAACAATGAATAAGATTTTTCGCAAGAAGCAGATTTTGCAAGAGCAACGAAAGTCTGAAGTCTGA